A single Sutterella megalosphaeroides DNA region contains:
- a CDS encoding DMSO/selenate family reductase complex A subunit, translating to MMHGHIFDAPVTRRRFLCLSAMSGIALSAGVAPTVLAKAIEQAADDMVYSWTACVINCGHRCPLRAYTKNGRVIRIETDNTIEDGCSPRQLRACLKGRSMRQRLYSPDRLKYPMKRVGKRGEGKFERITWEEAYKTVAEKLKHTVETYGNEALYWQYCSGQQSMVNSRSAWWRLLNLTGGYLKYYGSYSTAQISAAFPMTYGSNAASDTSEIANAELCVYFGNNPSVTRGSGSGKSYQLTCALQKHAPKMIVIDPIYTDTMAGKGDRWIPIRPGTDAALVEAIAYELIRNNWVDQAFLDTYCVGYDEKTLPKSAPAKSDYKSYILGDADGEPKTPERASRITGIPVGTIVELAREIGTTKPVFFAQGWGPQRQANGEQTARAIAMLPILTGNVGLKGTNTGEQEGNTPFPVQYLPTGKNPVKATIPCFLWTDAVLRGAEMDAIHDGIRGVDKLSTPIKMIVNSGGNTLINQHADSNRTDEILRDETKCEFIVVCDNMMTPSARYADILLPDTLGPEADDIASAGGSNGDVASLLPMKKCVEPQWEQRPTWEICRGIARELGLEDAYTEGRDQMGWIRWCYEETRRKYPTLPDFDTFWTTGPQQVYGLRKNMVALSEFREDPVKNPLKTPSGKIEIYSERLADIAKTWVLPEGDVISALPKFCATWEMPGDPLAAKYPLQCYGYHGHGRIHSTFHNLPWLREQFPDHVLMNPIDAKMRGIANDDPVEVFNDRGTVELRAKVTPRIMPGVCSIPQGAWYRPVEKNGRRVDAGGNINTLTSLRPSPLAKGNAQHTVLVDVRKA from the coding sequence AAACCGACAACACGATCGAGGACGGGTGCTCGCCCCGTCAGCTGCGCGCGTGCCTCAAAGGCCGTTCCATGCGTCAGCGCCTCTATTCGCCCGACCGCCTCAAGTACCCGATGAAGCGCGTCGGCAAGCGCGGCGAAGGGAAGTTCGAACGCATCACGTGGGAAGAAGCCTACAAGACCGTCGCCGAAAAGTTGAAGCACACGGTTGAAACCTACGGGAACGAAGCGCTTTACTGGCAGTACTGCTCGGGCCAGCAGTCCATGGTCAATTCCCGTAGCGCCTGGTGGCGCCTCCTGAACCTCACGGGCGGCTACCTCAAGTACTACGGCTCCTACTCGACCGCTCAGATTTCGGCCGCCTTCCCGATGACTTACGGCTCGAACGCCGCTTCGGATACGAGCGAAATCGCGAATGCGGAACTCTGCGTCTACTTCGGGAACAATCCGTCGGTGACGCGGGGATCGGGCTCCGGGAAGTCGTATCAGTTGACGTGCGCCCTTCAAAAGCACGCCCCGAAGATGATCGTCATCGACCCGATCTACACCGATACGATGGCGGGCAAAGGCGACCGCTGGATCCCGATCCGCCCGGGCACGGACGCAGCGCTCGTCGAAGCGATTGCGTACGAGCTCATCCGCAACAATTGGGTCGATCAGGCGTTTCTCGACACGTACTGCGTCGGTTACGACGAAAAGACCCTCCCGAAGTCGGCCCCCGCGAAGTCCGACTACAAGTCCTATATCCTCGGGGACGCCGACGGCGAACCCAAGACTCCCGAACGCGCCTCGCGCATCACGGGGATTCCGGTCGGGACGATCGTGGAGCTTGCGCGTGAAATCGGAACGACGAAGCCCGTCTTCTTCGCGCAGGGCTGGGGGCCGCAGCGCCAGGCGAACGGCGAGCAGACCGCTCGCGCCATTGCGATGCTCCCGATTTTGACCGGGAACGTCGGCCTCAAGGGGACGAATACGGGCGAACAGGAAGGGAACACCCCCTTCCCCGTGCAGTACCTCCCCACGGGGAAGAACCCCGTGAAGGCGACCATTCCGTGCTTCCTCTGGACGGACGCCGTTCTGCGCGGCGCCGAAATGGATGCGATTCACGACGGCATTCGCGGCGTTGACAAACTCTCGACCCCGATCAAGATGATCGTCAATTCGGGCGGTAACACCCTCATCAATCAGCACGCCGACAGCAACCGCACGGACGAAATCCTGCGCGACGAAACGAAGTGCGAATTCATCGTCGTGTGCGACAACATGATGACGCCTTCGGCCCGCTACGCCGACATTCTTCTTCCCGACACGCTCGGCCCCGAAGCGGACGACATCGCGAGCGCGGGCGGCTCGAACGGCGACGTGGCGTCGCTTCTTCCCATGAAAAAGTGCGTGGAACCCCAGTGGGAGCAACGTCCCACGTGGGAAATCTGCCGCGGGATCGCGCGCGAGTTGGGGCTCGAAGACGCCTACACCGAAGGGCGCGATCAGATGGGGTGGATCCGCTGGTGCTACGAAGAAACGCGCCGCAAGTACCCGACCCTGCCCGACTTCGACACCTTCTGGACCACGGGTCCGCAGCAAGTCTACGGCCTTCGCAAGAACATGGTGGCGCTTTCCGAATTCCGCGAGGATCCGGTGAAGAACCCCCTCAAGACCCCCTCCGGGAAGATTGAAATCTATTCGGAACGCCTCGCGGACATCGCCAAGACCTGGGTCCTTCCCGAAGGCGACGTGATTTCGGCGCTGCCGAAGTTCTGCGCCACCTGGGAAATGCCCGGCGACCCGCTTGCGGCCAAATATCCCCTGCAGTGCTACGGCTACCACGGTCACGGGCGCATCCACAGCACGTTCCACAACCTCCCGTGGCTGCGCGAGCAGTTCCCGGATCACGTGCTCATGAATCCGATCGACGCGAAGATGCGCGGCATCGCCAACGACGACCCCGTCGAAGTCTTCAACGACCGCGGCACGGTCGAGCTGCGCGCCAAGGTGACGCCGCGCATCATGCCGGGCGTCTGCTCGATTCCGCAGGGCGCCTGGTACCGACCCGTTGAAAAGAACGGCCGTCGCGTCGACGCGGGCGGCAACATCAATACGCTCACGTCCCTGCGTCCGAGCCCGCTTGCGAAGGGGAATGCCCAGCACACCGTGCTCGTCGACGTTCGCAAAGCCTGA
- a CDS encoding DMSO/selenate family reductase complex B subunit: protein MKQLGFFIDTSKCTGCKTCTVACKDAHNLPEGVNFRRVLEYAGGSWRQDRMTGAWHQNVFAYYLSISCNHCGDPACVKACPTKAHHKRSEDGLVVIDREKCIGCGMCAKACPYGAPQFDAAAHKMVKCDGCLDRLEKGLAPICVESCTQRAIEFGDIEELRKKHGELAAIGPLPDPAQTKPALVVKAPKTVSKAELKGEAEGTVYTH, encoded by the coding sequence ATGAAACAACTCGGTTTTTTCATCGACACCTCGAAGTGCACGGGGTGCAAAACCTGTACCGTCGCCTGCAAGGACGCGCACAACCTTCCTGAGGGCGTCAACTTCCGACGCGTCCTCGAATACGCGGGCGGCAGCTGGCGTCAGGACCGCATGACGGGCGCCTGGCACCAGAACGTCTTCGCTTACTACCTCTCGATCTCGTGCAACCACTGCGGGGATCCCGCCTGCGTGAAGGCGTGCCCGACGAAAGCGCACCACAAGCGCTCGGAAGACGGGCTCGTCGTGATCGACCGCGAAAAGTGCATCGGCTGCGGCATGTGCGCGAAGGCCTGTCCCTACGGCGCGCCGCAGTTCGACGCGGCCGCGCACAAGATGGTGAAGTGCGACGGGTGCCTCGACCGCCTCGAAAAGGGCCTGGCTCCGATCTGCGTCGAATCCTGCACGCAGCGCGCGATCGAATTCGGCGACATCGAAGAGCTCCGGAAGAAGCACGGCGAGCTTGCCGCAATCGGGCCGCTCCCCGACCCCGCGCAGACGAAGCCCGCGCTCGTCGTCAAGGCGCCCAAGACCGTAAGCAAAGCGGAACTCAAGGGCGAAGCGGAAGGTACGGTGTACACGCACTGA
- a CDS encoding CYTH domain-containing protein produces the protein MALEIERKFLVRDAGDTVLPDWKRLAEDPEGTLYRQGYLSRDPDRTVRVRVAGDKARLTVKGRTTGCTRSEFEYPIPLEDARRMLDELVLPPVLEKRRYRVPFAGHVWEVDEFEGENRGLVVAEVELESEEEALLLPDWAGEEVTGDPRYYNATLSENPYARWKTEGDRASETPND, from the coding sequence ATGGCTCTTGAAATCGAACGCAAATTTCTCGTGCGCGACGCCGGGGACACGGTTCTTCCCGACTGGAAGCGCCTCGCGGAAGACCCCGAAGGGACGCTTTATCGCCAGGGGTACCTCTCGCGCGACCCCGACCGCACGGTGCGGGTGCGTGTCGCCGGAGACAAAGCGCGCCTTACGGTGAAGGGCCGCACGACGGGGTGCACGCGCTCGGAGTTCGAGTACCCGATTCCGTTGGAGGATGCCCGCCGCATGCTCGACGAACTTGTTCTCCCTCCGGTATTGGAAAAGCGCCGTTACCGCGTCCCCTTTGCGGGGCACGTCTGGGAGGTGGACGAATTCGAAGGTGAAAACCGCGGGCTTGTCGTCGCGGAAGTCGAGCTCGAAAGCGAAGAGGAAGCGCTCCTTCTGCCCGACTGGGCGGGGGAAGAGGTGACGGGCGACCCGCGCTACTACAATGCGACGCTCTCCGAAAACCCGTACGCGCGCTGGAAGACCGAAGGGGATCGAGCCTCCGAAACCCCGAACGACTGA
- a CDS encoding lipocalin family protein encodes MERRQILKSALALGLVGSTAMLSGCGIYGIGLPGDEEVRGRWVEEAGNAAPAAPAGTDCGVVFDADGRASSFGYENYEVRSFKAYRGVMELRGVVRSDSGRELAFVERWTIEEANAERMTLREGLRVRRFRRAGVR; translated from the coding sequence ATGGAACGACGTCAGATTTTGAAGAGTGCGCTCGCCCTCGGCCTCGTCGGCTCGACGGCGATGCTCTCCGGGTGCGGCATCTACGGGATCGGCCTTCCGGGCGACGAAGAGGTCCGCGGACGCTGGGTGGAAGAGGCGGGTAACGCCGCTCCCGCGGCCCCCGCGGGGACGGATTGCGGCGTGGTGTTCGACGCCGACGGTCGTGCGAGCTCCTTCGGGTACGAGAACTACGAGGTTCGCAGCTTCAAGGCGTATCGGGGCGTCATGGAACTTCGAGGCGTCGTGCGATCCGACTCGGGGCGGGAGCTCGCTTTCGTAGAACGCTGGACGATCGAAGAAGCGAACGCCGAGCGCATGACGCTTCGCGAAGGCCTGCGCGTGCGGCGCTTCCGCCGTGCCGGGGTGCGGTGA